Proteins encoded together in one Fibrobacter sp. UWH4 window:
- a CDS encoding RNA polymerase sigma factor RpoD/SigA codes for MSDANEALYFRDLNRFPTLSPQEEEALLAIIKSEQSEEIRKSALQRLIRGNLRFVVSVARKYQGRGLSLLDLINEGNIGLFKAAKRFDMGKDVKFISYAVWWIRQSIQKALFEQVGAVRIPPNKLALVNRFKRALMQNDGDYDRTIAMDEFAPFEKDIVEVMEKIVDISLDAPIGDSTNVSGNGDTVSTLMDVLGSDGNQDEDMEKDERRKLIQETLSALPQREEEILRMFYGLDTVEDTTLKDIGEDLKLSRERVRQIKNKTLRRLQKSKEHKEKLADFLEK; via the coding sequence ATGAGTGATGCAAACGAAGCGCTTTATTTCAGGGACCTGAACAGGTTTCCTACCCTGAGTCCTCAGGAAGAGGAGGCTCTTCTTGCGATTATCAAGAGTGAACAGTCGGAAGAGATTCGCAAGTCGGCCTTACAGCGCCTGATTCGAGGCAACCTCCGCTTTGTCGTGAGTGTTGCGCGTAAGTACCAGGGCCGTGGACTTTCTTTGTTGGATTTGATCAATGAAGGAAATATCGGCTTGTTCAAGGCGGCAAAACGCTTTGACATGGGTAAAGACGTCAAGTTTATCTCCTATGCCGTGTGGTGGATTCGCCAGTCGATCCAGAAGGCGTTGTTTGAACAGGTGGGGGCGGTCCGGATTCCTCCCAACAAACTTGCCCTGGTCAACCGCTTCAAGCGAGCCTTGATGCAGAACGACGGTGACTACGATCGTACCATAGCGATGGACGAATTCGCTCCATTCGAAAAGGACATTGTCGAGGTCATGGAAAAGATCGTGGACATTTCGCTCGACGCTCCCATTGGCGATTCGACGAATGTCTCTGGAAACGGCGATACGGTCAGCACCCTGATGGATGTTCTTGGTTCCGATGGAAACCAGGACGAGGACATGGAAAAGGATGAACGCCGTAAGCTCATCCAGGAAACTTTGTCGGCTCTTCCGCAGCGCGAAGAAGAAATCCTTCGTATGTTCTATGGACTGGATACCGTGGAAGATACCACGCTCAAGGACATTGGCGAAGACTTGAAACTCAGCCGTGAACGTGTGCGCCAGATTAAGAACAAGACGCTCCGCCGTTTGCAGAAGAGTAAAGAACATAAAGAAAAACTGGCTGATTTTTTGGAAAAATAA
- a CDS encoding DUF971 domain-containing protein, whose amino-acid sequence MIQPKKVFRTKDGRLGFEWNDGTRGACAIRDLRLACPCALCVDEHTGEKLLDDSSVSADIKLVRVQSIGRYAAGLSFDDGHNSGIYPYDKLYNLTKIK is encoded by the coding sequence ATGATCCAGCCCAAGAAAGTATTTAGGACAAAGGATGGCCGTCTCGGATTTGAATGGAACGATGGTACGCGTGGTGCGTGCGCCATTCGCGACTTGAGACTTGCGTGTCCCTGTGCGTTGTGCGTCGATGAACATACGGGCGAAAAGTTGCTGGACGATTCTTCTGTATCGGCGGATATCAAGCTTGTCCGTGTGCAGTCTATCGGTCGCTATGCAGCGGGCCTTTCGTTTGATGACGGACACAATTCAGGAATTTACCCTTACGACAAGTTGTATAACTTGACGAAAATAAAGTAA
- a CDS encoding Mrp/NBP35 family ATP-binding protein: MQLNEQTILKSLQAVQDPDLHKNIVELNFVQNLKIDGDKVSFDLRLTTPACPIRDKFKDQCIAIVKSLGASDVQVTFTAQGRVDNTNTAAQAPKVSYIGDVAHVVAVASGKGGVGKSTVTANLAMALSLSGARVGILDADIYGPSMGLMFGIDKAPEVFEDNTIAPVEAKGGISIVSMCMFADSDKATIWRGPMVSQMIQHFIHHVRWGKLDYLLVDFPPGTGDIQLTLTQNCPMAGAVVVTTPQEVALADCRKGLAMFDSVGVPVVGVVENMSYFICDQCGKAHHIFREGGGDRIAKSWGVPVIAKVPLEPAVADCGDQGIPAVLRYPNSESAKSFMQAADVMVRTLSVFKTEGDGVLKTFNYEFAELPEEDV, encoded by the coding sequence ATGCAACTGAACGAACAAACGATTCTCAAATCCTTGCAGGCGGTTCAAGACCCCGACCTGCACAAGAATATTGTCGAACTGAACTTTGTCCAGAATTTAAAGATCGATGGTGACAAGGTGAGTTTTGATTTGCGCCTGACAACTCCGGCTTGCCCGATTCGCGACAAGTTCAAGGACCAGTGCATCGCAATCGTAAAGTCGCTCGGAGCTTCCGATGTGCAGGTGACGTTTACCGCACAAGGTCGTGTGGATAACACCAATACGGCGGCGCAGGCTCCGAAGGTTTCTTACATTGGCGATGTGGCGCATGTGGTTGCGGTTGCTAGTGGCAAGGGGGGTGTCGGTAAATCGACTGTGACGGCGAACCTCGCGATGGCGCTCAGCCTGTCCGGTGCCCGCGTGGGTATTCTGGATGCCGATATTTACGGCCCTTCGATGGGACTCATGTTCGGTATTGACAAGGCTCCCGAGGTTTTCGAGGACAATACGATTGCTCCGGTCGAGGCAAAGGGCGGCATCAGCATTGTCAGTATGTGTATGTTCGCTGATAGCGATAAGGCGACCATCTGGCGCGGTCCGATGGTTTCGCAGATGATCCAGCATTTTATTCACCACGTGCGCTGGGGCAAACTTGATTACCTGCTGGTAGACTTTCCTCCAGGAACGGGCGACATTCAACTGACGCTTACGCAGAACTGCCCGATGGCCGGTGCCGTGGTGGTGACGACTCCGCAGGAAGTTGCCCTCGCTGACTGCCGCAAGGGCCTTGCTATGTTCGATTCCGTGGGGGTACCCGTGGTAGGCGTCGTCGAAAACATGAGTTACTTTATTTGCGACCAGTGCGGCAAGGCGCATCATATTTTCCGTGAAGGTGGTGGTGACCGCATCGCGAAAAGCTGGGGCGTCCCGGTGATTGCGAAGGTGCCTCTCGAACCTGCCGTTGCCGATTGCGGTGACCAGGGAATACCTGCAGTACTCCGTTACCCGAATTCGGAATCGGCAAAATCGTTCATGCAGGCGGCCGATGTCATGGTGCGTACACTCTCGGTATTCAAGACCGAAGGCGATGGAGTGCTCAAGACATTCAATTATGAATTTGCAGAACTTCCCGAGGAGGATGTATGA
- a CDS encoding ATP-binding cassette domain-containing protein, with protein MEFKRFEALIEMFPQVQIFSTEGEDLDRVITHFLNQQKNVSTMSEAMQRKIQHALAPFFQQRFISLHDEEAPLVRHLLLKKKFFLQTDRYIDDMAWPETDPDKLDEALKIADLSEEVLDRKLLSLSNGELRRVLLARMWMENPQWVYFNDLFGGLDPEYRRHLASSVVQLSKRSGLKVAVRLAREDELLPEIPAFVYADKTFSPYAGELPTEVAKPKFTKAELKDYEIVLLKPQSELASDPVAQTSSEILFDLKNVNVRFGETDVLKNLNWTVRKGEHWAVMGENGAGKSTLLGMLTADHPQIYKNDITLLGKRPGHGLNIWEHKAELGFFSPELALQYREDLSLSEVLCTGFTSNLCKAENTTWEERAKAKEWLNYLGFDDVDARYRSLSPIDKRVVLMARAAIRPPKVLLLDEPTQGLKGEYREKIFNLLQLLSKETTIILVSHYEEEWPPCMTHLLRMPKFSM; from the coding sequence ATGGAATTTAAGCGTTTTGAGGCCTTGATCGAAATGTTCCCGCAGGTGCAGATTTTTAGCACCGAGGGCGAGGACCTGGACCGGGTCATTACCCATTTTTTGAACCAACAGAAGAATGTCTCCACGATGTCGGAAGCGATGCAGCGTAAAATTCAGCATGCGCTAGCTCCGTTTTTCCAGCAGCGCTTTATCAGCCTGCACGATGAAGAAGCTCCGCTGGTTCGTCATCTCCTGCTGAAAAAGAAGTTTTTCTTGCAGACGGACCGTTATATCGACGACATGGCGTGGCCGGAGACCGATCCCGATAAATTGGATGAGGCGCTAAAGATTGCCGACTTGTCCGAAGAAGTCCTGGACCGTAAGCTTCTAAGCCTTTCGAACGGGGAATTGCGCCGCGTCCTGTTGGCGCGCATGTGGATGGAAAATCCGCAATGGGTCTACTTTAACGACCTGTTTGGCGGACTTGACCCGGAATACCGCCGGCATCTGGCTTCGAGCGTGGTTCAGCTTTCGAAACGCAGTGGCCTGAAGGTGGCCGTGCGCCTCGCCCGCGAAGATGAACTGCTCCCAGAAATCCCTGCGTTCGTTTATGCCGACAAGACCTTCTCGCCGTATGCAGGCGAATTGCCAACAGAAGTCGCGAAGCCGAAGTTTACGAAGGCCGAACTCAAGGATTACGAGATAGTTTTGCTCAAACCTCAAAGCGAGCTTGCGAGCGATCCCGTCGCTCAAACCTCTTCTGAAATCCTTTTCGATCTCAAGAACGTGAATGTCCGCTTTGGCGAAACCGATGTGCTCAAGAATCTGAACTGGACTGTCCGTAAGGGCGAACATTGGGCGGTTATGGGCGAGAATGGGGCGGGTAAGAGTACCCTCCTCGGCATGCTCACGGCGGACCACCCCCAGATTTACAAGAACGATATCACACTTTTGGGAAAGCGCCCGGGGCATGGCCTGAATATCTGGGAACACAAGGCGGAACTCGGATTCTTCTCGCCGGAACTGGCTCTCCAGTATCGCGAGGACTTGAGCTTGTCCGAGGTGCTGTGTACGGGCTTTACGTCGAATCTCTGCAAGGCGGAAAATACCACCTGGGAAGAACGTGCGAAGGCGAAGGAATGGCTCAATTATCTTGGTTTCGATGATGTTGACGCTCGCTACCGTAGTTTGTCGCCGATCGATAAGCGCGTTGTTCTCATGGCGCGTGCGGCGATTCGGCCTCCCAAGGTTCTGCTGCTCGATGAACCGACGCAAGGTCTCAAGGGCGAATACCGCGAAAAGATATTCAACTTGTTGCAACTTCTTTCGAAGGAGACGACGATTATCTTGGTGAGCCATTACGAAGAGGAATGGCCGCCTTGTATGACGCACCTTCTCCGTATGCCGAAATTCTCGATGTAG
- a CDS encoding glutamine--tRNA ligase/YqeY domain fusion protein: protein MDIPESSNFVQDIIVNDLKTGKRKSVHTRFPPEPNGYIHIGHAKSICLNFGTANKYKDFGGITNLRFDDTNPTKEDVEYVDSIREDVKWLGFEWKGGEYFASDYYDQIYAFAEKLIEMGKAYVEDLTRDEMQEYRGNDAGKPSRPSPYRDRSVEENMKLFREMRDGKYADGEKCLRAKVDLSSPNMNMRDPVIYRIKHCTHHRTGDKWCIYPMYDFAHPLSDWIEGITHSICTLEFEAHRPLYDWFLIELGLDNRPQQIEFARLNLTYTMMSKRKLLELVQTKAVMGWNDPRMPTVCGYRRRGFTPSSIREFCDRIGVSKADSMVDVNLLYFCIREELNQTANRVMAVIDPVKLVIDNWEAGKVEMIEVENNPNDPNAGTRQVPFSGELYIEADDFMEEPPKKYFRLKPEGEVRLKGAYFVTCKSVEKDADGKVKVIHCVYDPLSKGGETPDGRKVKGTIHWVSAAHAVDAEVRLIDNLFTLEDPSAVPEGEDWHDYLNPESMVIKQAKVEPSLANAKLEDRFQFMRQGYFCLDSEDSKPGHLVFNRTVGLKDSFNPTK, encoded by the coding sequence ATGGATATTCCCGAATCCTCGAATTTTGTACAGGACATTATCGTTAACGACCTCAAGACGGGCAAGCGCAAGAGCGTGCACACCCGTTTTCCGCCCGAACCGAACGGTTACATCCACATCGGACACGCCAAGTCCATCTGCCTGAATTTCGGTACGGCAAACAAGTATAAGGACTTCGGCGGCATCACGAACCTCCGTTTCGACGACACGAACCCCACTAAAGAAGACGTGGAATACGTGGATTCCATCCGTGAAGACGTGAAGTGGCTCGGCTTTGAATGGAAGGGCGGCGAATACTTCGCGAGCGACTACTACGACCAGATTTACGCCTTTGCCGAAAAACTGATTGAAATGGGCAAGGCCTATGTAGAAGACCTGACCCGCGACGAGATGCAGGAATACCGCGGCAACGATGCCGGTAAGCCGAGCCGCCCGAGCCCTTACCGCGACCGCAGCGTCGAAGAGAACATGAAGCTCTTCCGTGAAATGCGCGACGGCAAGTATGCCGACGGCGAAAAGTGCCTGCGCGCGAAGGTGGACCTTTCGAGCCCGAACATGAACATGCGCGATCCGGTCATTTACCGTATTAAGCACTGCACCCACCACCGCACCGGTGACAAGTGGTGCATCTACCCGATGTACGACTTTGCTCACCCGCTCAGCGACTGGATCGAAGGCATTACCCACTCCATCTGTACGCTGGAATTCGAAGCCCACCGCCCGCTGTACGACTGGTTCCTGATTGAACTGGGTCTGGACAATCGCCCGCAGCAGATTGAATTTGCCCGCCTGAACCTGACCTACACCATGATGAGCAAGCGTAAGCTCCTGGAACTGGTGCAGACGAAGGCCGTAATGGGCTGGAACGACCCGCGTATGCCGACGGTCTGCGGTTACCGCCGCCGCGGATTTACCCCGAGTTCCATCCGCGAATTTTGCGACCGCATCGGCGTGTCGAAGGCCGACTCCATGGTCGATGTGAACCTGCTCTACTTCTGCATCCGCGAAGAATTGAACCAGACCGCGAACCGCGTGATGGCCGTGATTGATCCGGTCAAGCTCGTGATTGACAACTGGGAAGCGGGCAAGGTCGAAATGATTGAAGTCGAGAACAACCCGAACGACCCGAATGCAGGTACGCGCCAGGTTCCGTTCAGCGGCGAACTCTACATCGAAGCCGACGACTTTATGGAAGAACCGCCGAAGAAGTACTTCCGCTTGAAGCCGGAAGGCGAAGTCCGCCTGAAGGGCGCTTACTTCGTGACCTGCAAGAGCGTTGAAAAGGACGCCGACGGCAAGGTGAAGGTGATTCACTGCGTTTACGACCCGCTGAGCAAGGGTGGCGAAACGCCTGACGGCCGTAAGGTCAAGGGCACCATCCACTGGGTTTCCGCCGCTCACGCCGTGGATGCCGAAGTGCGCCTGATCGACAACCTGTTCACGCTCGAAGACCCCTCGGCAGTTCCCGAAGGCGAAGACTGGCACGACTACCTGAACCCGGAATCCATGGTCATTAAGCAGGCCAAGGTGGAACCGAGCCTTGCAAACGCAAAACTCGAAGACCGCTTCCAGTTTATGCGCCAGGGTTACTTCTGCCTCGACAGCGAAGATTCCAAGCCGGGCCACCTGGTGTTCAACAGAACGGTGGGCTTGAAGGATAGTTTCAATCCGACAAAATAA
- a CDS encoding AAA family ATPase: MENAKKTINLFLKNKYSPNELKAELYKAGVAAMEEGWTFMDASFQLGGKARDDGMDGEEVEQTLRRAFSAEKRSSERPEEKPAPAAQNAAPSAEGFPAQPQTTAPPQTVAMPIINPLSAGMISMEQMLAMGLDTQSLELLQNFKIDPEALSIPWPAADWRKDLAKLLEATFDPDETIAFKVSNTPESSEELVSNIIGQDDSIKKIMKSLDSPEGALLCINAVKGGEDASDESWHYRYVVVDNPKMSLAKQLAYYKALNLPCAALVNTGANSVQAWVKIFANDEEEYNERVDFLFKTLDSQGFKVDPSNRNAHMMVRMPGVLRGGKQQYLIGLEQGAKNFKEWQEWVEYSLDGKPLIELASDTEEAPKKDQTIVENMLRAGEFFLFTAPPKSGKSLALMDLGLSICYGEDWFGNATSSSDVLFINFEFTKSVFLNRLYLLGAKRNLNASSPKFGFLNLRGTALSPIETAQLIAKRIQGAKRLENHDYRVVVIDPISAVLHNPKSTRLNGAPHQILMQMIDTIIALTGCAVVSSCNLDEYPYLESRADSVIKLLPVEGSLNLYQINGNFREFPKTLARECSWIYPRFLV, translated from the coding sequence ATGGAAAACGCAAAAAAGACCATCAACCTGTTCCTGAAGAACAAGTATAGTCCGAACGAACTCAAAGCCGAGCTCTACAAGGCGGGTGTCGCCGCTATGGAAGAAGGCTGGACCTTCATGGACGCCAGTTTCCAGCTCGGCGGCAAGGCCCGCGACGACGGCATGGACGGCGAAGAGGTCGAACAGACTCTTCGCCGCGCGTTCTCCGCCGAAAAGCGCTCCTCGGAACGCCCCGAAGAAAAACCCGCACCAGCGGCGCAGAACGCGGCACCGTCTGCGGAGGGGTTCCCTGCACAGCCCCAGACCACCGCCCCTCCGCAGACGGTGGCCATGCCGATTATCAACCCCCTTTCGGCCGGTATGATTTCCATGGAGCAGATGCTTGCCATGGGCCTCGACACACAGTCCCTGGAACTGTTGCAGAACTTCAAGATTGACCCCGAAGCGCTCTCCATTCCCTGGCCCGCCGCAGACTGGCGCAAGGACCTCGCCAAACTTTTGGAAGCCACCTTCGACCCCGACGAGACAATCGCATTCAAGGTATCGAACACCCCCGAAAGCAGCGAGGAACTCGTCTCGAACATCATCGGGCAGGACGACTCCATCAAGAAAATCATGAAGAGCCTCGACAGCCCCGAAGGCGCCCTTCTCTGCATCAACGCCGTCAAGGGCGGCGAAGACGCCTCGGACGAATCCTGGCACTACCGCTACGTGGTGGTAGACAATCCCAAGATGTCCTTGGCCAAGCAGCTCGCCTACTACAAGGCTCTTAACCTCCCCTGCGCCGCCCTCGTGAACACGGGCGCGAACTCCGTGCAGGCGTGGGTCAAGATTTTTGCAAACGACGAAGAGGAATACAACGAACGCGTAGACTTCCTTTTCAAGACACTCGACTCCCAGGGATTCAAGGTCGACCCGAGCAACCGAAACGCCCACATGATGGTGCGTATGCCCGGCGTTCTCCGTGGCGGAAAACAACAGTACCTAATTGGCCTTGAACAAGGCGCCAAGAACTTCAAGGAATGGCAGGAATGGGTGGAATATTCCCTGGACGGCAAGCCGCTCATCGAACTTGCAAGCGATACCGAGGAAGCCCCCAAGAAAGACCAGACCATCGTCGAGAATATGCTCCGCGCAGGAGAATTTTTCCTGTTCACGGCACCACCGAAGAGCGGAAAGTCCCTTGCACTCATGGACCTCGGCCTTTCCATCTGTTACGGTGAGGACTGGTTCGGCAACGCCACTTCTTCGAGCGATGTGCTATTCATCAATTTCGAATTCACCAAGTCCGTATTCCTGAACCGCCTTTACCTGCTGGGCGCCAAGCGCAACCTGAACGCGAGCTCCCCCAAGTTCGGCTTCCTGAACCTGCGCGGAACGGCACTTTCGCCGATTGAAACCGCACAACTGATCGCAAAACGTATTCAAGGTGCCAAGCGACTGGAAAACCACGACTATCGAGTCGTCGTCATCGACCCGATTTCCGCCGTGCTTCACAACCCCAAGTCCACCCGACTGAACGGGGCTCCGCACCAGATTCTGATGCAGATGATCGATACCATTATCGCCCTGACAGGCTGCGCAGTCGTGTCGTCCTGTAACCTCGATGAATATCCTTACCTGGAATCGAGAGCGGACTCCGTCATTAAGCTGTTGCCCGTCGAAGGTAGCCTGAACCTGTACCAGATTAACGGAAACTTCCGCGAGTTCCCGAAAACTCTTGCACGCGAATGTTCGTGGATTTACCCGAGATTCCTTGTTTAA
- a CDS encoding LysM peptidoglycan-binding domain-containing protein, with translation MRFLKCASICLGLSALLASAYIVKEGDTLWDLSDEFLKDPFAWPDLWENNRHIQDPHWIYPGDSIYLGDSIQEGNGNVIAVEKTKYPCNAAISDSALPKGKGYYVKNAGCDENDERNAEFENLLGNLRDKDKKSQKKRKPEDSYYYQQRPAPKIFNGYYQLHAPEIYTLDSLKKDERFISIRSGEKKEPIIHMPENEVVVGVGKKTNSKLKRGDLVEIIDAKPINVPATNGTDFTKYALLRLSGIAKITAIGDTLSRAKVVTAFREIKINQSKARMKQPLQAINVSGYTPDSVARMDSLARIRYAMDPMLLIGAYSYVLIDKGSAQAYNTGDGVAIWAEDHSDATLPPRLLGRGLIVRATKNESSVLIRELYSNSRHIEIGHKVSVTHRAQIVK, from the coding sequence ATGCGATTTTTAAAGTGTGCATCCATCTGTCTTGGACTTTCCGCCTTGTTGGCATCCGCCTACATCGTCAAGGAAGGAGATACCCTCTGGGACCTGAGTGACGAATTCCTTAAGGACCCCTTTGCCTGGCCGGACCTTTGGGAAAATAACCGCCACATCCAGGACCCGCATTGGATTTATCCGGGCGATTCCATCTATCTGGGAGATAGCATCCAAGAAGGGAACGGGAACGTTATCGCGGTCGAAAAGACCAAGTATCCCTGTAACGCAGCCATTTCGGATTCAGCACTCCCCAAGGGCAAAGGCTATTATGTAAAGAACGCCGGTTGCGACGAGAACGACGAACGCAACGCCGAATTCGAGAACCTCCTCGGCAACCTTCGCGACAAGGACAAGAAGAGCCAAAAGAAACGCAAGCCGGAAGACTCCTATTATTACCAGCAGCGTCCGGCTCCGAAGATTTTCAACGGTTACTACCAGTTGCACGCCCCCGAAATCTACACGCTGGATTCCCTCAAGAAAGACGAGCGCTTCATTTCGATCCGCTCCGGCGAAAAGAAGGAACCCATTATCCACATGCCCGAAAACGAAGTCGTTGTCGGCGTGGGTAAAAAGACCAACAGCAAGCTCAAGAGAGGCGACCTCGTCGAAATCATCGACGCAAAACCCATTAACGTTCCTGCAACAAACGGAACCGATTTTACCAAGTACGCCCTGCTCCGCCTGAGCGGCATTGCCAAGATTACCGCCATCGGCGATACGCTTTCCCGAGCCAAGGTCGTGACGGCCTTCCGCGAAATCAAGATTAACCAATCCAAGGCTAGAATGAAACAGCCACTACAGGCCATCAACGTTTCGGGTTACACCCCCGACAGCGTGGCCAGGATGGATTCCCTTGCCAGGATCCGTTACGCCATGGATCCCATGTTGCTGATCGGAGCCTACTCCTATGTCCTGATCGACAAGGGTTCTGCCCAGGCCTACAACACCGGTGACGGCGTTGCCATTTGGGCAGAAGACCACTCCGATGCGACCCTTCCGCCCCGCCTCCTCGGACGCGGCCTGATCGTCAGGGCGACCAAAAACGAGTCGTCCGTCTTGATTCGCGAGCTTTACTCCAATAGCCGCCATATCGAAATCGGTCACAAGGTGTCGGTCACCCACCGAGCCCAAATCGTAAAGTAG
- a CDS encoding cell wall metabolism sensor histidine kinase WalK — MQVSRNNLLFVLLFAGGIILPTAILSYLSFRNIQNEVYLAQKNFDENLSAFQNEVEDAIEKEQAKIYQETKAASLFLYEQPQGLLDFGHATEFKSVEGIEAIFLFNKGTLIYPDLSSRNFFKSPDFSSSVATPQSINLYQEETAGFKDSLSQRIYLAKRSKSLKPTSFFFETHDDQIQNLLGLIRFYYKQKNYDEALKLLSILENSPHQQGYLHADLTRAVNLLHFEILVKQRKHQEAQDYCLSVLVQFLEKQDIDDVSSSKFFFETAFTQILSFEKLAQDKREAFWNLRENFNRQLGYMDILHHHKDQFQEILNDVVSSKEGILYRNTDDATLFKMSYPYLSGDQVVIAKLDRNAYRTRLLNRLKTVTQSFKNIPFSITEKNDSLILGSIPKDAPIIGQHEISEALDWEFTLYEKDMQDIRKETRHRMFLMYGLMLFALITVIFGSFFMFRFITQERKLLAMKANFLSSVSHELKTPLTSIKMFAEMMARGRLQKAEKVQEYSTLIGKEASRLENLIGAILNYTRMEHGTGAFKWERLDFSICAKKVFDAVEDIGVEKGLTFYTHFEPNVFVMGDYTALYSLVQNLIDNAIKYTEAPGDITIDVKSEDDWIVFSVADTGIGIASSEQKNIFNDFYRVGDEMTRSTKGSGLGLATVKRVAETHKATISLVSKPGKGSTFTVKFKRAE; from the coding sequence ATGCAGGTTTCACGAAATAATCTGCTGTTCGTCCTATTATTTGCGGGGGGTATCATTCTACCCACCGCTATTTTGTCTTACCTGAGTTTCAGGAACATCCAGAACGAAGTTTACCTGGCACAGAAGAACTTCGACGAGAACCTCTCCGCGTTTCAAAACGAAGTCGAAGACGCTATAGAAAAAGAGCAAGCCAAGATTTACCAGGAAACAAAAGCGGCGTCGCTTTTCCTATATGAACAACCGCAGGGCCTCCTTGACTTTGGACACGCCACCGAATTCAAGTCCGTCGAAGGCATCGAAGCTATTTTCCTATTTAACAAGGGGACTCTCATCTACCCCGACCTGTCGTCGAGGAACTTCTTCAAGTCCCCCGATTTTTCGAGCAGCGTAGCAACCCCGCAATCCATCAATCTCTACCAGGAAGAAACAGCCGGTTTCAAGGATAGCCTTTCGCAGAGGATTTACCTCGCCAAGCGTTCCAAGAGTCTGAAGCCCACCAGTTTCTTTTTCGAAACCCACGACGACCAGATACAGAATTTGCTAGGACTCATCCGGTTCTACTACAAGCAGAAGAACTATGACGAAGCCCTAAAACTGCTATCGATTCTAGAAAATTCGCCCCACCAGCAAGGCTACCTGCACGCCGACCTGACCAGAGCGGTCAACCTGCTCCATTTCGAAATTCTCGTAAAGCAGCGCAAGCACCAGGAAGCGCAGGACTACTGTCTTTCTGTACTGGTCCAGTTCCTGGAGAAACAGGACATCGACGACGTATCCTCATCCAAGTTCTTCTTCGAAACAGCCTTTACACAAATCCTCTCCTTCGAAAAATTGGCCCAAGACAAACGTGAAGCCTTCTGGAACCTGCGCGAGAACTTCAACCGACAGCTGGGCTATATGGACATTCTGCACCACCACAAGGACCAGTTCCAAGAAATCCTGAATGATGTTGTATCTTCCAAGGAAGGCATTCTCTACCGCAACACCGATGACGCGACCCTATTCAAGATGTCTTACCCCTACTTGTCTGGTGACCAGGTCGTCATTGCTAAACTGGACCGCAATGCCTACAGGACTCGACTCCTGAACCGCCTCAAGACCGTCACCCAAAGTTTCAAGAATATTCCCTTCTCCATCACCGAGAAAAACGACAGCCTCATTTTAGGAAGCATTCCGAAGGACGCCCCCATTATCGGCCAGCACGAAATTTCAGAAGCCCTTGACTGGGAATTTACCTTGTACGAAAAAGACATGCAGGATATTCGCAAGGAAACTCGCCACCGGATGTTCCTGATGTACGGACTGATGCTGTTCGCGCTCATCACCGTCATTTTCGGATCCTTCTTCATGTTCCGATTCATCACGCAGGAACGCAAATTGCTCGCCATGAAGGCGAACTTCTTGTCGAGTGTGTCGCACGAGCTGAAGACGCCCCTGACCTCCATCAAGATGTTCGCCGAGATGATGGCCCGCGGAAGGCTCCAGAAAGCGGAAAAAGTACAAGAATACTCCACCCTCATCGGCAAGGAAGCATCGAGACTTGAAAACCTGATCGGCGCCATTCTCAACTACACACGTATGGAACACGGAACGGGAGCCTTCAAGTGGGAACGGCTGGATTTCTCCATTTGCGCCAAGAAAGTTTTTGACGCGGTCGAAGACATCGGTGTCGAAAAGGGCCTCACCTTCTACACGCACTTCGAGCCGAACGTTTTCGTGATGGGCGACTATACAGCCCTTTACAGCCTTGTCCAGAACCTGATCGACAACGCCATCAAATACACCGAAGCCCCGGGCGATATCACCATCGATGTCAAGAGCGAAGACGACTGGATTGTTTTCTCCGTTGCTGACACGGGTATTGGCATCGCCTCTTCGGAACAAAAAAATATATTTAATGATTTTTATAGAGTCGGTGACGAAATGACCCGAAGCACCAAGGGATCCGGGCTCGGACTTGCCACCGTCAAGAGAGTTGCAGAGACGCACAAGGCGACAATTTCACTTGTCAGCAAACCAGGAAAAGGATCGACATTCACCGTCAAGTTTAAAAGGGCAGAATAA